One region of Anaeromyxobacter paludicola genomic DNA includes:
- a CDS encoding metallophosphoesterase family protein, which produces MRLALLADVHANLEALRACLAHARAEGAEAHAFAGDLVGYGADPVAVLEIVAEHAARGAMVVRGNHDQAAIDGLTGSMDPAAAEAIAWTRARLGPAERAFLEGLPLVARQGELALVHASADRPADWTYVTDPWRAAQSLAAAGATWVYCGHVHQPALYYAGAGGRVLPFTPVPEVAIPVPGHRRWLAVIGSAGQPRDGIAAACYALADLARGTLTFHRVPYDVAGAAARIRAAGLPERLAARLERGR; this is translated from the coding sequence ATGCGGCTGGCCCTCCTCGCCGACGTCCACGCCAACCTCGAGGCCCTCCGCGCCTGCCTCGCGCACGCGCGCGCGGAGGGCGCGGAAGCCCACGCGTTCGCGGGCGATCTCGTCGGCTACGGGGCGGATCCGGTGGCGGTGCTGGAGATCGTCGCCGAGCACGCCGCGCGCGGCGCGATGGTGGTGCGGGGCAACCACGACCAGGCGGCGATCGACGGTCTCACCGGCAGCATGGACCCGGCCGCGGCGGAGGCCATCGCCTGGACCCGCGCCCGGCTCGGCCCGGCCGAGCGCGCCTTCCTCGAGGGGCTGCCCCTGGTGGCGCGCCAGGGCGAGCTCGCCCTGGTCCACGCGAGCGCCGACCGGCCGGCGGACTGGACCTACGTGACCGACCCCTGGCGCGCGGCGCAGAGCCTGGCGGCGGCGGGCGCGACCTGGGTCTACTGCGGCCACGTGCACCAGCCGGCCCTCTACTACGCCGGCGCCGGCGGCCGGGTGCTCCCCTTCACGCCGGTGCCGGAGGTGGCCATCCCGGTGCCGGGGCACCGGCGCTGGCTCGCGGTGATCGGCTCGGCGGGCCAGCCGCGCGACGGCATCGCGGCCGCCTGCTACGCCCTCGCCGACCTCGCGCGCGGCACGCTCACCTTTCACCGGGTGCCGTACGACGTCGCCGGCGCGGCGGCGCGGATCCGGGCGGCGGGGCTGCCGGAGCGGCTCGCCGCGCGGCTGGAGCGCGGGCGGTGA